One segment of Manihot esculenta cultivar AM560-2 chromosome 4, M.esculenta_v8, whole genome shotgun sequence DNA contains the following:
- the LOC110613882 gene encoding uncharacterized protein LOC110613882, with protein MALSVARPRHRSLTNPFLIHLFSTSSSSSSSTPPTDQFADQDATNSHSLHSQPPPPPQQQQQQQQPSFSSYFTDVKASLKQQPQNPQSQDQINRPNLPPLRGHSNVNPSFSRPQGKIVSLEEIRKNLAEFRRRSSVPPPTEPKTSGPEQQQPQQLLSFQELYKRNMMRKSEDAHGSTEFSPINNQKPISGDLSFEVIRESLRLMKSKAPTNTGKRSEDAMSFSALKDRLKLKPMDKNESTNSTVIGGSQGLPLGDFEKEDASVKEGMSTEFVKMYSYGELGQKLRILRPEVKEGEKGWFSLEELNERLRKLREMEEKEAESRIGGKIMKDVKQSLVRLKQLDEEKTRKISIQRLNLLGQWGTTPKYMLHPPKEDLVEKYFHPDNMSSAEKLKIELAKVREEFKMSESDCGSSRVQVALLTTKIKHLSSVLHKKDKHSRKGLLAMVQRRKKLLKYLRRTDWDSYCLVLSKLGLRDNPDFKH; from the exons ATGGCTCTCTCCGTCGCCAGACCCAGACACAGATCCCTCACTAACCCTTTTCTCATCCACTTATTTTCTACTTCTTCGTCGTCGTCCTCTTCAACCCCACCCACCGACCAATTTGCTGATCAAGATGCCACCAATTCTCATTCGCTGCACTCGCAACCACCGCCACCGCCACAGCAACAGCAACAGCAACAGCAACCCTCGTTTTCTTCCTACTTCACTGATGTCAAAGCCAGCCTCAAGCAACAGCCGCAAAACCCACAATCCCAAGACCAAATAAACAGACCAAATTTGCCTCCTCTAAGAGGACACTCGAATGTCAATCCTTCTTTCTCAAGACCCCAAGGTAAAATTGTTTCtttagaagaaataagaaaGAATCTCGCCGAGTTCCGTCGTAGATCCTCTGTTCCGCCTCCAACTGAACCCAAAACTTCAGGACCTGAGCAACAGCAACCGCAGCAGCTACTCTCGTTCCAAGAACTCTACAAGAGAAACATGATGAGGAAGTCAGAGGATGCTCATGGCAGTACTGAATTTAGCCCCATTAATAACCAAAAGCCTATTTCTGGGGATCTGTCATTTGAAGTAATTAGAGAGAGTTTGCGACTGATGAAGTCAAAAGCACCCACAAATACGGGTAAAAGGAGTGAAGACGCAATGTCGTTTTCCGCTTTAAAGGACAGATTGAAACTAAAACCCATGGATAAAAATGAATCGACGAACTCCACTGTGATTGGTGGGAGCCAGGGACTGCCACTGGGAGATTTTGAAAAGGAGGATGCCAGTGTTAAAGAAGGAATGAGTACAGAATTTGTGAAAATGTATAGCTATGGAGAGTTGGGGCAGAAGTTGAGGATCCTGCGGCCAGAGGTGAAGGAGGGGGAGAAGGGATGGTTTTCGTTGGAGGAGTTGAATGAGAGGTTGAGGAAGTTGAGGGAAATGGAGGAGAAGGAGGCTGAATCAAGGATTGGTGGTAAAATTATGAAGGATGTGAAACAGAGCTTGGTGAGACTTAAGCAGTTAGACGAGGAGAAGACCAGGAAAATTTCAA TCCAAAGGCTAAATCTCTTGGGTCAGTGGGGTACCACTCCAAAGTATATGTTGCATCCTCCAAAGGAAGACTTAGTTGAAAAG TATTTCCATCCAGATAATATGTCTTCTGCAGAGAAATTGAAAATCGAGCTTGCCAAGGTTAGAGAAGAATTTAAAATGTCTGAGTCAGACTGTGGATCCTCGCGTGTTCAAG TGGCACTACTGACGACTAAGATCAAGCACCTATCATCAGTTCTTCACAAAAAG GATAAGCACTCTCGAAAGGGTCTTTTAGCAATGGTACAAAGGAGAAAGAAGTTGTTGAAGTATCTACGAAGAACAGACTGGGATTCTTACTGCTTAGTTCTGTCTAAACTTGGTCTCCGAGACAATCCAGATTTCAAGCATTAG